The sequence TACCGTCACTGAAGCATAATGGATGTCCTCATCTTCTTGTGATTTTAATCCAGTGACGTGACCTTCATCTAGTGAAACAAAACGACAATCTTTCATTTCAAATCTCATTACAATCATGAAAACATATTATAAAAATGGACACAGACACATAAAAcatgcaaaacattttaagatatgaactaaagTTTAAACATGCAGTGTAGTTATTTACAATGGCTTATACTacagggctgttgaatgctcaaatctgattggttgaccaatgttctaaggtgtgcaattattttcatgGAAACGCACGGCTGAAGTAGTTCTAGCAGGTCTTGACCACATTGCCAAAAGTTTTCAGTTCTCAATAGGTCCTTACAGCCTACAaccacaaaagaaacaaaacccacaACGACACCGACCAAGCCATGGTTTTTGccaaaaaatgtgtttattgtgTCCTGAAAGTGAATATTCTATCGCGCTCTCTTTCAAACGAACACACGTACTGTATAATAATATAtggacacactcacacagactTGTCAGCACTGCTCTGATGAATTGTTTAGAAACTTAAAAGATACATGATTTACCAGCGAGGTAATGGCTGTGCAGTTCTTGAGGTAGATGAACTTATAGTTTCACTATTAGTAGAGAAACTGCTGCTGTTAAAGACGTCCCAACTGCGTTAATAACTGTATCAATGGTATTATTCTGCTATCAAAGGCTCAAGCCTTCGTTACCagttctatccatctatccatccatccatccatcatgttttcatcaaaaaccttaatttcttgttgactgaagaaagaaaaacatgaacatattggatgacatgggggtgagtaaatcaggattttttttttgaaagtgaactaatcctttaattcaaTGCAATTTCAATGATAACATGGGTGGTCTCAGCAGCAATACTAGTGTGCCCTTTAAGGCAAATCAGTTGGGTTGGTTGCCATTTTAGTAGCTATTTTCTGTGTAAAAAGGTATACAAGTACAGCTGAAAGGAATGGAAACAGCAATAAACCTGATCAAATCTGTTTCTTTCAGGCTCATCCAGCTAACAAGcatgctacaaaaaaaaaacccaaacagGTTAATGTCTCTTTAAAAAGGCAAATAGTTTTAACAGTCATCACTTTCATTCGGCTGCCATACTGAGCATCACAATTTATCCCATTCATTTTTCTTTGGAGCATCTTCTCCTTTTACCGTTTCCGAGATCAGCTCACCTGTTTTTCGCTGACGTTTAAAAACTAGAAGTCCCAGCAGCAGAAAAAGCACACAGCCAGTTACAACACATGCCATGATGATCACCATCGGTAGATGACTGTCCTGTGTCATGATGTCTTCTGCACAAACATGTGGAGACAGATAATTACACCAACACTGACCAATACACCAGAGTTAAGGTGAAAAATgctgtatattaatattatttgttagAGTTTCTGATGAGTACTTGGAGCATTAGTAGTTGATGAGGAAAGACTGATTGTTATAGGGGCCAGAGCTCTGAGTTCATTCTCAGTAAAAACTGCACACTGCCAGTGCAGCGGGTCTGTTTCATAGCTGGATAGATTCACTGTGAGCTGTAACTTGTTTTCAGTCATAATTTGCTGTTTTTCCAGCACTCCTCTGTTCCCCTCCATCCTGAGCCAGACCAGCGTCACTGAATCAGTcacttcagaaacttcacagGTAAGAATCACTGACTGATTCCTCAACACACCATCAGGGGGCTCCACTGAGACTGAAATCAACAACATCAATGACTTTTTAAATGCactgaataaatgtattgatGATCAAATGTAACTGAAAAATCaatgtgtttattattattattgactgACTGATTCATATTTGCAAACCTCTGATGGTGCGTAGCATTGTGGTTGTGTAGGGAATCTTTTGTTCGTTTGTAACACACTTGTATGTCCCACTATGATTAAAGTTCACAGGTGAGATGTGAAAGATAAAAAGTTGATCATTGTAAGTGGTTGAAGAAAGTCTTCCTGGTTTAATTGGTCCTTTTACTAGAACTTCTCCTCCTTTTTCAACTGCTATCAGATCAATGATCTGTGAATCAGGCCTCGGCTCCCAGGTCCATTTCCATCTCTCGTACTTTGTGACAGACTTGCAGATCAGTGATACGTCACTATTATTAGAGCTTTGtctgtaaattatattattttttttatttccattatatgtatctaaaaagacaatagGTAACATGGTGAATTTCAGTGAATACATCTCAGTGCATTTcagttttaaacattttctctGAAAAGCGTCGTCTTTAGGcctaaagcttttttttttaaattgtgatgaCTTCTGCACTATTATTCTTACTGTAAAATAATAGATTGTGTAGACAACACAATTACCCAaaatatataggcctacttACTTGAACTGACATTAAGCAAGTAATTccttacagtttttactgttcCATTTTCCATCAATTTACAGTAATATTCCCCCTCATTGTTTTCATCAACGGTGTGTAAGATGATGTAGGCAGAGTTGTTGTACAGTAGAGTGGTGTTGGATGTTTGTTGTCCGTCTTTCTCCCACTGCAATGTTGAGGATTCAGACAGGAAAGAGACCTCACATCGCAATGACACATCAACGCCACGCTGAACTTTAAgagaaattaaaacaaatacgTGAGTTCCTATAACAAGTAGGAAAGATGACAATTATGAATTGGATGGGGTTAATCAATCATTATAGTCACAAGCATAATAGTTTCTCACATGTTAAATAATAGTATCATACATTTTGTAGTTACCTGGCTAGATTTATGTAAACTTAATCATGTTACAAACATGTGTCACAGTATGTGACCACAGGAGGAAGAAGGCAGGAGAAGAAGGTTCCCAAAATAACTCAAaggtttaataataaataataataagcagGTAACACATCTAAAAACAACAGTGACAGGACAAAGAGTGAACAAAACCAAGGAATACTtatacaagaactaatgagATAACaaacaagacacacctgaaaCAAGGACACTACTCAAATCAGAAACCATGACAACTAACTAAAGGCAGGAAAACTAAACAAAGGAAGACATGTGACAAATAGAACATGGTTCAAGAACAGACAGACATGTGTCAACACATGAGTACTGTTAAAAGTAAAATTACAGGTTTAGAAACATATACTGTTCAGTTAATCAAAACTCACAAGTTTCTGGACAGAAATAACTCATTCAACAATAAAAGAAAGTGAAAAttatgaacaattatatatatatatatatatatatatatatatatatatatatatatatatatatatatatatatatatattcgatTTAGGTTCAGGTTTGTAATACTCACCTTGAGATTTGTAACAAAACCCACCTctcaacattaaaataaaaattaagatattatacATGCTGTTGTGTTCAGTCTTAT is a genomic window of Chanodichthys erythropterus isolate Z2021 chromosome 14, ASM2448905v1, whole genome shotgun sequence containing:
- the LOC137035862 gene encoding uncharacterized protein translates to MYNILIFILMLRGGFCYKSQVQRGVDVSLRCEVSFLSESSTLQWEKDGQQTSNTTLLYNNSAYIILHTVDENNEGEYYCKLMENGTVKTVRNYLLNVSSNTYNGNKKNNIIYRQSSNNSDVSLICKSVTKYERWKWTWEPRPDSQIIDLIAVEKGGEVLVKGPIKPGRLSSTTYNDQLFIFHISPVNFNHSGTYKCVTNEQKIPYTTTMLRTIRVSVEPPDGVLRNQSVILTCEVSEVTDSVTLVWLRMEGNRGVLEKQQIMTENKLQLTVNLSSYETDPLHWQCAVFTENELRALAPITISLSSSTTNAPKDIMTQDSHLPMVIIMACVVTGCVLFLLLGLLVFKRQRKTDEGHVTGLKSQEDEDIHYASVTVAGSSQGADKHASSKVLDRNSTVIYSAIKAQ